The genomic DNA TTACATTTGTAGGAATGTAAGCAGAAACGTCACCGGCTTGGGTTTCAATAATTGGCAAAGCAGTCATACTACCTTCGCCTAAATCATTGCTCAGTTTTGCTGCTCTTTCTAACAAGCGAGAGTGTAAGTAGAATACATCCCCAGGATAAGCTTCGCGTCCTGGTGGGCGACGTAGCAGCAGCGACATTTGACGATAAGCTTGGGCCTGTTTGGAAAGGTCATCATAAATGATCAGGGTGTGCTTACCTTTGTACATGAAATATTCAGCTAAACTTGCACCAGTGTAAGGAGCCAAATATTGCAATGTTGCGGGGTCGCTAGCGTTAGCAGCTACGACGATTGTGTAGTCCATCGCGCCCTTTTCTTGCAGGGTATTGACGACGTTGGCTACAGTGGAAGCTTTTTGACCAATTGCGACGTAAACGCAAACTACATTTTCGCTTTTTTGGTTAATAATCGTATCAACTGCGATCGCAGTTTTGCCGGTTTGTCTGTCACCAATAATCAGTTCCCGTTGGCCGCGTCCCACTGGGATCATCGCATCAATAGCAGTAATTCCAGTCTGCATCGGCTCATAAACAGAGCGACGAGAAACAATACCAGGAGCCGGCGATTCAATCAAGCGAGTTTCACTACACTTGATTTCACCTTTGCCGTCAATCGGACGAGCCAAGGCATCTACTACCCGTCCCAGCATCGCTTCACCCACAGGGACTTGAGCAATTCTGCCAGTAGCAGTAACCGCCGAACCTTCTTGGATGCCGAGGCCTTGTCCCATTAACACTGCACCGACGTTATCTTCTTCTAAGTTAAGAGCCAAACCTACAGTGCCGTCGGCAAACTCTAACAATTCCCCAGACATGGCTTTATCTAAGCCATAAATCCGGGCAATACCGTCGCCTACTTGCAGCACAGTACCCACGTTAGAAACTTTAACATCTTGGTCGTACTGCTCAATTTGCTGCCGAATAATACTGCTGATTTCGTCAGGTCTGATTGCTGCCATTTTAATTTTTTAGTGGTTAGTTGTTAGTGGTTAACGGTTAACTGTTAATAGTTAACTGTTAAGGTAATTGGTAATTGGTAATTGGTAATTGGTAATTGATGACAGTCAACAGTTAACAGTTAACCGTTAACCGTTAACAGTTAACAATTAACTACCCTGCACTCAAACGAATTCCTAGACGGCGAAGTTGTCCGCGCAGGCTAGCATCAATTACTTGAGAGCCTACTTTGATGATGACACCGCCAATTAACTCGCTATCAAGTTTTGATTCAAGCTCAACTTGACTAGCGCCTGTCATCGCTTGAACTTTCTCCTTAACTGTCTGCTGTTGCGCTTCTGAAAGCGGCACAGCCGAAGTTACTTCCGCCAAAACAGTTTGATTTAATTCGCGGAGTTTTGCTAGATATTCTTTGCCAATTCCCTCTAGGAAATAAATCCTTCCCTTATCTACCAATAGTCTCAAAAAGTTTCGCACGAAGGGGCTAATTCCATCACCCGCTACCTGCTCTAATACTCTTTTTTTGACATCTGGCTTAACTAGAGGATTTCCTAAAACCTGGCGCAGTTCAGCGGAACTGTCCAAGAGGCTTAGCAAGGCACGCACATCTTGGCCAAATTCCTCAGTGAGATTGTTTGACTGAGCCACGGACATCAATGCTGATGCGTAAGGCTGTACGATTTCTGCGTTAACTGTACTCACTACCTGCCTCCCAATAAAGCAATGCTACGGTCGATTAGTTGGTTTTGAGCGCTGTCATCTAAGCTAGTTTTGAGTTGATTTTCAACTCTTTCTAAGGCCATAGATGCAACGACGGCTCTGAGTTGAGCGATCGCTCTTTCTCTCTCCGCCTCCAACTCTCTACCCGCGTCTGCTTTCATGCGTTCAACATCTTGCGCCGCTTGAGCGAGGATGGCTGCTTTCGCCGCCGTAGCATTTTCTTCAGCAACAGCTCGAATCCGCTCAGCTT from Kamptonema formosum PCC 6407 includes the following:
- a CDS encoding F0F1 ATP synthase subunit B is translated as MGTVLLLAAEASHEGGFGLNFDILGTNLINLIIVIGVVVYFGRGFLGKILSERRAAIEEAINDAEKRQKDAAAALAEQQQKLTQAQAEAERIRAVAEENATAAKAAILAQAAQDVERMKADAGRELEAERERAIAQLRAVVASMALERVENQLKTSLDDSAQNQLIDRSIALLGGR
- the atpA gene encoding F0F1 ATP synthase subunit alpha; amino-acid sequence: MAAIRPDEISSIIRQQIEQYDQDVKVSNVGTVLQVGDGIARIYGLDKAMSGELLEFADGTVGLALNLEEDNVGAVLMGQGLGIQEGSAVTATGRIAQVPVGEAMLGRVVDALARPIDGKGEIKCSETRLIESPAPGIVSRRSVYEPMQTGITAIDAMIPVGRGQRELIIGDRQTGKTAIAVDTIINQKSENVVCVYVAIGQKASTVANVVNTLQEKGAMDYTIVVAANASDPATLQYLAPYTGASLAEYFMYKGKHTLIIYDDLSKQAQAYRQMSLLLRRPPGREAYPGDVFYLHSRLLERAAKLSNDLGEGSMTALPIIETQAGDVSAYIPTNVISITDGQIFLSSDLFNSGLRPAVNPGISVSRVGSAAQTKAMKKVAGKVKLELAQYDDLAAFSQFASDLDKATQNQLARGQRLRELLKQPQNSPLPMNEQVAIIYAGINGYLDEIPVDKVNKFASGLRDYLRTSKPRYGEIVQGEKQLSDEAEKLLKEGIAEYTQTFLVSA
- the atpH gene encoding ATP synthase F1 subunit delta; its protein translation is MSTVNAEIVQPYASALMSVAQSNNLTEEFGQDVRALLSLLDSSAELRQVLGNPLVKPDVKKRVLEQVAGDGISPFVRNFLRLLVDKGRIYFLEGIGKEYLAKLRELNQTVLAEVTSAVPLSEAQQQTVKEKVQAMTGASQVELESKLDSELIGGVIIKVGSQVIDASLRGQLRRLGIRLSAG